One part of the Rutidosis leptorrhynchoides isolate AG116_Rl617_1_P2 chromosome 1, CSIRO_AGI_Rlap_v1, whole genome shotgun sequence genome encodes these proteins:
- the LOC139898670 gene encoding cycloartenol Synthase-like, which yields MWKLKIAEGGNPWLRSNNDHVGRQFWEFDSTAGSLDELGDIEKLRQTFHENRFEKKHSSDLLMRSQKEIQKLNSFIIITEALPVVASSKFAKEKTLPVFPSKVNIKDVEDITEDKVRDVLRGAIGFYSTLQADDGHWPGDYGGPMFLLPGLVITLTITGALNAVLSKEHKWEMCRYLYNHQNMDGGWGLHIEGHSTMFGSVLNYVTLRLLGEGANDGGGEGGAMEKGRKWILDHGGATCITSWGKFWLSVLGVFEWSGNNPLPPEMWILPYFLPVHPGRMWCHCRMVYLPMSYLYGKRFVGPITSTVMALRKELFTVSYHDIDWNIARNLSAKVLNILCCWVEDPNSEAFKLHLPRIHDYLWLAEDGMKMKVVDNCTGDLDYWYRHISKGAWPFSTADHGWPISDCTAEGLKAALLLSKLPSEIVDEPMDENRLYDSVNVILSLQNGNGGFASYELTRSYGWLELLNPAETFGDIIIDYPYVECTSAAIQALVAFQKLYPGHRRQEIQACINKAAAFLETIQQPDGSWYGSWAVCYTYGTWFGIKGLVAAGKNYSNCCSIRKACNFLLSKQLDSDGGWGECYLSCQDKVYTNLEGNSSHVVNTGWAMLALIDADQAKRDPTPLHRAARLLINSQMENGDFPQQCNDCLIGWTIETQPEGQGPSARGRRPSDRWLRPSSRW from the exons ATGTGGAAATTGAAGATCGCGGAGGGAGGCAACCCGTGGCTCCGGTCAAACAATGATCACGTTGGCCGACAATTTTGGGAGTTTGATTCAACGGCAGGGTCCCTTGATGAACTTGGTGATATCGAAAAACTTCGGCAAACGTTTCATGAAAATCGGTTTGAAAAGAAACATAGCTCAGATCTGCTTATGCGTAGTCAG AAAGAAATACAGAAATTgaatagttttattattataactgAAGCTTTGCCTGTTGTTGCTTCTTCTAAG TTTGCAAAGGAGAAAACGCTCCCTGTTTTTCCATCAAAAGTAAATATAAAAGATGTTGAAGATATTACAGAGGATAAAGTAAGAGATGTATTAAGAGGAGCAATTGGTTTCTATTCAACCCTCCAGGCAGATGATGGACATTGGCCAGGAGACTATGGAGGCCCTATGTTTTTGTTGCCTGGTTTG GTTATTACTCTAACTATTACTGGGGCACTGAATGCTGTGTTATCCAAGGAACATAAATGGGAGATGTGCCGTTACCTCTACAATCATCAG AATATGGATGGTGGATGGGGCCTACACATCGAGGGTCATAGCACCATGTTTGGTAGTGTGTTGAACTATGTTACTTTAAGATTGCTTGGTGAAGGAGCTAATGATGGAGGAGGAGAAGGTGGTGCGATGGAGAAAGGGCGCAAGTGGATTTTGGACCATGGTGGTGCTACTTGCATAACATCCTGGGGAAAATTCTGGCTTTCA GTACTTGGTGTATTTGAGTGGTCTGGAAATAATCCATTGCCTCCTGAGATGTGGATCCTTCCATATTTTCTTCCGGTGCATCCAG GTAGGATGTGGTGTCACTGTAGAATGGTGTACCTGCCTATGTCATATTTATATGGGAAGAGGTTTGTTGGACCAATCACATCCACGGTTATGGCGTTAAGAAAGGAGCTGTTTACTGTTTCTTATCATGATATAGATTGGAATATTGCACGAAACCTTTCTGCAAAG GTGTTAAATATACTGTGTTGCTGGGTTGAAGATCCAAATTCAGAGGCTTTCAAGTTGCACCTCCCAAGAATACATGATTATTTGTGGCTCGCTGAAGATGGCATGAAAATGAAG gtGGTAGATAACTGCACTGGCGATCTTGATTATTGGTATCGTCATATTTCGAAAGGTGCTTGGCCTTTCTCAACTGCAGATCACGGGTGGCCCATTTCTGATTGTACTGCAGAAGGCTTAAAG GCTGCACTCCTGCTTTCGAAATTGCCCTCAGAAATTGTTGATGAACCAATGGATGAAAATCGATTATATGATTCTGTCAATGTTATTTTATCTTTACAG AATGGTAATGGTGGTTTTGCATCATATGAACTTACAAGATCCTACGGTTGGTTAGAG TTGCTCAATCCTGCTGAAACTTTTGGTGACATCATTATCGACTACCC ATATGTAGAGTGTACTTCGGCTGCCATTCAAGCTCTGGTGGCATTCCAAAAATTGTACCCTGGTCATAGGAGACAAGAAATACAAGCTTGTATTAATAAAGCTGCTGCATTCCTTGAAACAATCCAACAACCAGATGGTTCATG GTATGGTTCATGGGCGGTTTGTTACACCTATGGGACATGGTTTGGAATAAAAGGGTTAGTGGCTGCTGGAAAAAACTACTCAAATTGTTGTAGCATTCGCAAGGCTTGTAACTTTTTGTTGTCCAAACAACTTGATTCGGATGGTGGATGGGGAGAGTGCTACCTCTCTTGTCAGGATAAG GTGTATACCAACCTTGAAGGAAATAGTTCTCACGTGGTCAATACGGGATGGGCTATGTTAGCTCTGATTGATGCTGACCAG GCCAAGAGAGATCCAACACCATTGCATCGTGCGGCAAGATTACTGATTAATTCTCAGATGGAAAATGGAGATTTCCCGCAACAG TGTAACGATTGTTTAATTGGTTGGACGATCGAAACACAGCCCGAGGGTCAGGGACCCTCGGCCCGAGGGAGaagaccatcggaccgatggttAAGACCATCGAGCCGATGGTAG